A genome region from Myxococcales bacterium includes the following:
- a CDS encoding D-alanine--D-alanine ligase codes for MSSRRWKDKKIVVLKGGISREREISLRTGAAIANSLKGIGYDVSELDLVDGFDLVDALRNIRPDAVLIALHGKYGEDGAVQGLLEMLKIPYTGGGVLASSVGMDKDVCNMLASRLGIRTPGHALFRAGNDDLDEFVSSLNIPLPVIVKPSREGSTINVTIVNSHEELKGAIGTASVSDDKILVESYVKGIEVTVGVLNGKALEPLEIEPKCGFYDFASKYTKGMTEYIVPARISRECAKQIQGWSEKIYSAIECRGTARADYIIDTEGKAYFLEINTIPGMTELSLVPKAAAYSGFSFGDVCEELLESASLKITV; via the coding sequence ATGAGCAGCCGAAGATGGAAAGATAAAAAAATAGTCGTCTTGAAGGGCGGTATCTCCAGGGAGCGCGAGATATCTCTGAGGACGGGCGCGGCGATAGCCAATTCCCTAAAGGGGATTGGATACGATGTTTCCGAACTCGATCTAGTTGACGGTTTCGACCTGGTCGATGCCCTGAGAAATATCAGGCCGGACGCCGTGCTGATAGCTCTTCATGGCAAGTACGGCGAAGATGGTGCCGTTCAGGGACTTCTCGAGATGCTAAAGATTCCCTACACCGGCGGAGGAGTGTTGGCTTCTTCGGTGGGAATGGACAAGGATGTTTGCAACATGCTCGCATCGAGACTCGGAATCAGAACGCCGGGGCATGCTTTGTTCAGGGCCGGAAACGATGACCTGGACGAATTCGTATCTTCGCTCAATATCCCTCTTCCAGTAATAGTAAAGCCGTCGCGCGAGGGATCCACCATAAATGTCACCATAGTGAATTCGCATGAAGAGCTCAAAGGCGCGATAGGCACGGCCTCTGTTTCCGACGACAAAATATTGGTAGAATCGTATGTGAAAGGAATTGAGGTTACCGTGGGAGTTTTGAACGGGAAGGCGCTCGAACCTCTCGAGATAGAACCTAAATGTGGATTTTACGATTTTGCCTCAAAATACACAAAGGGCATGACCGAGTACATAGTTCCTGCGAGGATATCGCGTGAATGTGCGAAGCAGATACAGGGTTGGAGCGAGAAGATATACTCGGCGATAGAATGTCGCGGTACTGCGCGCGCCGACTATATAATAGATACGGAAGGCAAGGCATATTTCCTCGAGATAAATACGATTCCTGGCATGACCGAGCTTAGCCTCGTTCCAAAGGCTGCGGCTTATTCCGGGTTTTCTTTTGGTGACGTATGCGAGGAGCTTTTGGAAAGCGCTTCGCTGAAAATTACAGTTTGA
- a CDS encoding FAD-binding protein, whose translation MVQEGGLDTLSGSRECDADSEGLYEELDLASFSPRLRARFERQSEEEIRLSREKRAELEDLLTPGNVIFDRDMSVEVSMAASGIAEALVSVCDTAALKDVIRWAVENDVEYSFIGSCSKTIVRESGVSGLLIRLAEQFDSVELVSESENEVLILAGAATSVRKLIGFCVEKGFFGLEDLLLYEGTVGGCVSSDVSLSNGDKISKSVVETTIINKEQRELTIKNKQADSDLRVKIPSTSCITKVLFKMSKGDIAEIAKRVDEIEKRHAEVASGSTGYIFHVFEDQGRMLARELVEDSGLRGVRIGKARVSPIDANSIINEGGATAKDVRVIMNLIRDRVRQDSGIALATRIRLFGKVE comes from the coding sequence ATGGTGCAGGAAGGAGGACTTGATACTCTTTCTGGGAGCAGGGAATGTGACGCAGACAGCGAAGGCCTTTACGAGGAGCTTGACCTTGCGTCGTTCAGCCCAAGGCTAAGGGCTAGATTTGAAAGGCAGTCGGAAGAGGAGATAAGGCTTTCGCGCGAGAAAAGGGCGGAGCTGGAAGATCTTTTGACGCCTGGAAACGTTATCTTCGACCGTGACATGTCCGTGGAAGTTTCCATGGCCGCATCGGGAATTGCAGAGGCCCTCGTTTCGGTATGCGATACAGCCGCGCTCAAGGATGTCATTCGCTGGGCGGTTGAAAACGATGTCGAATATTCATTCATTGGAAGCTGCAGCAAGACGATCGTCAGGGAGAGTGGAGTCTCGGGCCTCTTGATTCGGCTTGCTGAACAGTTCGACTCTGTCGAGCTCGTCTCTGAATCAGAGAACGAAGTTTTGATTTTAGCCGGGGCGGCGACCAGCGTCAGAAAGTTGATTGGGTTTTGCGTGGAGAAAGGATTTTTCGGTCTGGAAGACCTGTTGCTTTACGAAGGAACGGTAGGCGGATGCGTTTCAAGCGACGTCAGCCTCTCCAACGGGGATAAGATTTCCAAGAGCGTGGTTGAAACTACGATCATCAACAAGGAACAGAGGGAGCTTACGATAAAAAACAAACAGGCTGATTCCGATTTGAGAGTGAAAATACCTTCAACATCATGTATAACGAAGGTTCTATTCAAGATGAGCAAAGGGGATATCGCCGAGATAGCCAAAAGAGTTGATGAGATAGAAAAGAGGCATGCAGAAGTAGCTTCCGGTTCTACAGGGTACATATTCCATGTTTTTGAGGATCAGGGCAGAATGCTTGCCAGGGAGCTTGTGGAAGATTCGGGACTGCGGGGTGTAAGGATAGGCAAAGCCAGGGTGTCGCCGATAGACGCCAATTCGATAATAAACGAGGGGGGCGCCACCGCGAAGGATGTCAGGGTCATAATGAATCTGATCCGCGACAGGGTGAGACAGGATAGCGGCATAGCCCTCGCGACGAGGATAAGGCTTTTTGGAAAGGTGGAATGA
- the murG gene encoding undecaprenyldiphospho-muramoylpentapeptide beta-N-acetylglucosaminyltransferase: MKIKTGKNSVMIAAGGTGGHIFPAVAIAEGMKLCLPEISISFVGTDRGIEEKTIPALGWKLSIMKSSSFKGAGAAAKLMTLLHLPISIVSAMRLLLSERPSLLVCIGGYASVPVGLASWVFGIPIVLVEPNAVPGLANRLLGRFARLIFTGFNQASSYFSDAKTIKYGIPVRRDVIAAKRMSFNEDGKLNVFIFGGSQGAMRLNESMMEAIPLMKDVSGRIRIIHQTGNAKASIELADKYKAAGIDASTFVFTDKIWECYAKADLVIARSGAGTIAELAALSLPSVLVPYPFAADDHQRANAKLLSDCGGAMLVDNVDFSGAKAAMIIREFVNTPEKLIEMRDAIERLGFSNAAQRIAEKSLEIMRY, encoded by the coding sequence GTGAAGATTAAGACTGGCAAAAACAGCGTCATGATAGCGGCTGGCGGCACAGGCGGGCATATATTTCCGGCTGTAGCTATTGCAGAGGGCATGAAGCTATGCCTTCCTGAGATATCGATCAGCTTCGTTGGCACTGATCGTGGAATAGAAGAAAAAACTATTCCCGCGCTCGGATGGAAACTATCTATAATGAAGAGTTCGAGTTTCAAGGGAGCCGGTGCAGCGGCGAAGCTCATGACGCTTTTACATCTGCCCATTTCGATAGTTTCCGCCATGAGGCTTCTGCTCTCCGAGAGGCCGTCGCTATTGGTTTGCATAGGCGGATATGCTTCGGTGCCGGTTGGCTTGGCTTCATGGGTTTTTGGCATTCCAATAGTGCTCGTCGAGCCCAATGCCGTTCCGGGGTTGGCAAACAGGCTACTCGGGCGTTTTGCCAGATTGATATTCACGGGTTTTAATCAGGCTTCCTCGTATTTCAGCGATGCTAAGACGATAAAATATGGGATACCTGTGAGAAGAGATGTAATCGCTGCAAAGAGGATGTCATTCAATGAAGATGGAAAACTCAACGTGTTCATATTTGGCGGTTCGCAGGGGGCGATGCGATTGAATGAGTCGATGATGGAAGCCATACCTCTTATGAAGGACGTGAGCGGTAGAATCCGAATCATACATCAGACTGGAAACGCCAAGGCAAGTATTGAACTCGCAGATAAATACAAAGCAGCCGGCATTGATGCATCGACTTTCGTCTTTACTGACAAAATATGGGAATGTTATGCGAAGGCCGACCTCGTCATAGCGCGCTCCGGGGCCGGAACAATTGCCGAGCTGGCGGCCCTTTCCCTTCCATCCGTGCTGGTGCCTTATCCATTTGCTGCGGATGACCACCAGAGGGCAAATGCGAAGCTTCTTTCCGATTGCGGCGGCGCAATGCTCGTCGACAATGTCGATTTTTCGGGAGCCAAGGCTGCGATGATCATAAGGGAGTTCGTAAATACGCCTGAGAAGTTAATTGAAATGAGGGATGCAATAGAGAGGCTGGGGTTTAGCAATGCGGCTCAAAGGATAGCGGAGAAATCACTGGAGATAATGAGATACTGA
- a CDS encoding UDP-N-acetylmuramate--L-alanine ligase: MFRKYQQIHFVGIGGIGMSGIAEVLINLGYRVTGSDVKPSDTTKRLKRLGARIYRGHSTKNVDGAHVVVVSSAVSADNAEVREAKARGIVVVPRAEMLSELMRMKYSVAIAGTHGKTSTTSLVAYILSKAGFDPTVIIGGKVRSFRSSAKLGRGEFLVAEADESDRSFLKLTPTIGVVTNIDPEHMENYDDFDDLRSAFVEFSNKVPFYGAVVACTAHPVVRKMLSEVTRTCITYGGKNADYTADEISQTGECVTFNVCCRGSKLGRVKMRMTGEHQVMNSLAAIAVARYLDIPFKAIKSALGGFSGVKRRFEILCKDGPIIVDDYAHHPVEIGATLAAARKGWPGRRIVAVMQPHRFSRLSNHYEEFIDVLRDADAAVIMEVYSAGEKPIKSYTGEKLWKDVCKRYPKKMIAFAPTTEEVLATLSPWCRKEDLILFLGAGNVTQTAKAFTRSLTLRRSAQG; encoded by the coding sequence ATGTTTAGAAAATATCAGCAAATACATTTCGTCGGAATAGGCGGAATCGGAATGAGCGGAATAGCCGAGGTTCTGATAAACCTGGGCTATAGGGTGACCGGCTCCGATGTTAAACCGAGCGATACAACAAAGAGATTGAAGAGGCTTGGTGCGCGGATATACAGGGGGCATAGCACAAAGAATGTGGATGGCGCCCATGTCGTCGTGGTTTCCTCCGCCGTATCCGCCGATAATGCTGAAGTGCGTGAGGCCAAGGCCAGAGGGATAGTGGTCGTGCCAAGGGCCGAAATGCTTTCCGAGCTCATGCGGATGAAATACAGTGTAGCCATCGCGGGCACGCATGGAAAGACCTCTACGACATCCCTCGTTGCATACATCCTTAGCAAGGCTGGGTTCGATCCTACGGTAATAATAGGAGGGAAGGTAAGGAGCTTCAGGTCTAGTGCCAAATTGGGAAGAGGGGAGTTTCTGGTTGCGGAAGCGGACGAGTCCGACAGGTCATTCCTGAAACTCACGCCCACTATCGGAGTTGTGACCAACATCGATCCGGAGCATATGGAGAATTACGACGATTTCGATGATCTCAGGAGCGCCTTTGTGGAATTTTCCAATAAAGTTCCTTTCTACGGAGCTGTGGTGGCCTGCACTGCGCATCCTGTCGTCAGAAAGATGCTCTCCGAAGTGACGCGCACCTGCATTACTTACGGCGGAAAGAATGCCGATTACACCGCAGATGAGATATCCCAGACAGGAGAGTGCGTCACTTTCAACGTCTGTTGTAGAGGGAGCAAGCTCGGAAGGGTGAAGATGAGAATGACCGGTGAGCACCAGGTCATGAATTCACTGGCTGCCATAGCTGTGGCGAGATATCTGGACATTCCATTTAAAGCGATCAAGTCGGCGCTTGGAGGTTTCAGCGGAGTGAAGAGGCGCTTTGAAATTTTATGCAAAGACGGTCCTATAATTGTGGACGACTACGCTCATCATCCTGTGGAGATAGGCGCGACTCTAGCAGCTGCGAGGAAGGGCTGGCCGGGCAGGCGGATCGTGGCTGTTATGCAGCCACACAGGTTTTCCCGACTTTCGAATCATTACGAAGAATTTATAGATGTGCTTAGAGACGCTGACGCAGCGGTAATAATGGAGGTCTATTCAGCGGGAGAAAAACCGATTAAATCCTACACAGGGGAGAAGCTATGGAAAGACGTTTGCAAGAGGTATCCGAAGAAAATGATAGCGTTTGCGCCGACGACGGAAGAGGTTCTGGCGACGCTATCCCCATGGTGCAGGAAGGAGGACTTGATACTCTTTCTGGGAGCAGGGAATGTGACGCAGACAGCGAAGGCCTTTACGAGGAGCTTGACCTTGCGTCGTTCAGCCCAAGGCTAA
- a CDS encoding FtsQ-type POTRA domain-containing protein — translation MSIFKQRQTVKKRRQWVRRLRQLERILISLAIVMAGLASLYGLYRLVCFGDTFAIDNVVVEGKFKHLSSGEIVSISQLSRGDNMFWISMEVIHERLRENPWVRNAAVRRGLPDTLYIFVEEHNPRALVSGETIFMVDEYGEVFKPLEEGDHKNYPVFTGLIVDENGRMDAVHEEALLRMLGLLQTFESSAMGSKFGVSEVNYDEIKGISVVTENSPMQILFGHAAFEEQMAKLERMGDAVMKRTGRITYILANEPGRLIVSYQTS, via the coding sequence ATGAGTATATTCAAACAAAGGCAGACGGTAAAGAAGCGCAGGCAGTGGGTGCGCCGACTGCGTCAACTCGAGCGCATTCTCATATCGCTTGCGATCGTAATGGCTGGCCTTGCCTCCCTCTATGGGTTGTACAGGTTGGTCTGTTTCGGAGATACCTTTGCTATAGACAACGTAGTAGTAGAGGGAAAATTCAAACACCTCTCCTCGGGTGAAATAGTTTCGATATCGCAGCTTTCCAGAGGCGATAATATGTTTTGGATTTCGATGGAAGTGATACACGAGAGGCTTCGTGAAAATCCATGGGTTAGAAATGCAGCTGTCAGAAGGGGGCTCCCGGATACGCTCTATATATTCGTAGAGGAGCATAACCCTAGGGCCCTCGTGTCCGGAGAAACTATATTCATGGTCGATGAGTATGGAGAAGTCTTCAAACCCCTGGAGGAAGGTGACCACAAAAACTATCCGGTTTTTACCGGCTTGATCGTAGACGAGAACGGACGTATGGATGCCGTTCATGAAGAGGCCCTTTTGCGGATGCTCGGACTTCTTCAAACGTTCGAGTCCTCCGCGATGGGGTCCAAATTTGGAGTTTCGGAGGTAAACTATGACGAGATCAAGGGGATATCGGTAGTGACTGAAAATTCTCCGATGCAGATTCTCTTCGGACACGCCGCCTTCGAAGAACAGATGGCAAAACTCGAAAGGATGGGTGATGCCGTGATGAAACGGACAGGGCGGATCACATACATACTGGCTAATGAGCCGGGGAGGTTGATAGTAAGTTACCAGACGTCATGA